The Anaerobaca lacustris genome includes a region encoding these proteins:
- a CDS encoding prepilin-type N-terminal cleavage/methylation domain-containing protein, whose translation MKRNAGFTLIELLVVIAVIAVLLAIMMPGLQMAREQARMMGCKSNLRQYALAGRMYSDDNDFDFPYSFTWLYNKGGVNCNWHDESNNLNRHPELAGVLWPYLKGLDIHLCPAFDVVARTMGCHRCGGTTIPVEPQYGYVMNSYLNGDAWGSVPSQYHPPMASANFRKETMVKNPSRVLYFAEENTWVMPGINVAGINDNNLRSLPSGAADSLGTFHRTPRGNLNAGVVNAAFVDGHVETVSAYPADEPPHNTFVLSWPAGGIVPVF comes from the coding sequence ATGAAGCGAAACGCGGGATTCACGCTGATCGAGCTACTGGTCGTGATCGCGGTCATTGCTGTTCTGCTGGCCATTATGATGCCGGGGCTTCAGATGGCCAGGGAGCAGGCGAGAATGATGGGCTGCAAGTCCAACCTGCGGCAATATGCCCTGGCGGGACGGATGTACTCCGACGACAACGATTTCGACTTTCCGTACTCCTTCACGTGGCTGTACAACAAAGGCGGGGTCAACTGCAACTGGCACGACGAGAGCAACAATCTCAATCGACATCCGGAACTGGCCGGCGTGCTGTGGCCGTATCTAAAGGGTCTGGACATCCACCTGTGTCCGGCCTTCGACGTCGTGGCCCGGACGATGGGCTGTCATCGTTGCGGTGGCACGACGATTCCCGTCGAGCCGCAGTACGGCTACGTGATGAACTCCTATCTCAACGGCGACGCCTGGGGTTCGGTCCCCTCGCAATACCATCCCCCGATGGCGAGCGCAAACTTCCGCAAGGAAACGATGGTGAAGAATCCCTCACGGGTGTTATACTTCGCCGAGGAAAACACGTGGGTGATGCCCGGCATCAATGTCGCCGGGATCAACGACAACAATCTGCGTTCCTTGCCCTCTGGGGCGGCCGACAGCCTCGGGACATTCCATCGGACCCCGCGAGGCAACCTGAACGCGGGGGTGGTCAACGCCGCGTTTGTGGACGGCCACGTTGAGACGGTTTCCGCCTATCCAGCCGATGAGCCCCCGCACAACACGTTCGTCCTGAGCTGGCCTGCTGGTGGCATAGTCCCGGTTTTCTGA
- the tig gene encoding trigger factor, with amino-acid sequence MEEETKDSTTPTSQEQEQEQPRTARNLVTVEDAGPCKKKVVIEVPEESIKEAIDEQYKELSRDAVLPGFRKGRAPRRLLEKRFGKETNEQIKLKLLAEASEAAIKDKELDILGDPDIDFEKVELPATGPMKFEFEAEVRPEFELPGLEKIPVKRETLAITDDQIDREVDQLRRYAGVWAPREEGTVEADDQIIADVLLKPELTEEEKAKQAEAAEKAERGEEPEEGQVLEAETKLDNAEIFIRSQGFVGAIPVEKLDEWLVGAKVGDTRTTTVEVPKTYFREEYRGRKVEVEVTIKEVKYLKPAEINEQFLGRYGAESEADLRELIQDNLQQRQEARIREDMSEQIYQHLLRNTDFDLPLDIVARQAGTILQRQYINLLQRGLSRQQVEEQMEQLRAGSEEQAKEQLKTFFIMDKVADKLEIEVTEEEINGHIAQIAIQRGQRPEKMKEQMERDGSLAQFRMDVRQNKCINKLLETADITEQEAQATEAKPKKARKTAKKPAEDQAENKDQ; translated from the coding sequence ATGGAGGAAGAAACGAAGGACTCGACCACACCAACGAGCCAGGAGCAGGAACAGGAGCAGCCACGTACCGCCAGGAACCTCGTCACCGTCGAGGACGCCGGGCCCTGCAAGAAGAAGGTTGTCATCGAGGTTCCTGAAGAGAGCATCAAGGAAGCCATCGACGAGCAGTACAAAGAACTGAGCCGCGACGCTGTCCTGCCGGGCTTCCGCAAGGGTCGGGCCCCCCGCCGTCTCCTGGAGAAACGATTCGGCAAAGAGACGAACGAGCAGATCAAGCTCAAGCTCCTGGCCGAGGCCAGCGAGGCCGCCATCAAAGACAAAGAGCTGGACATCCTCGGCGATCCCGACATCGACTTCGAGAAGGTCGAGCTTCCGGCTACCGGCCCGATGAAGTTCGAGTTCGAGGCCGAGGTTCGGCCCGAGTTCGAGCTGCCCGGTCTTGAGAAGATCCCGGTCAAGCGCGAAACGCTGGCGATCACCGACGATCAGATCGATCGCGAGGTCGATCAACTGCGCCGCTACGCCGGCGTCTGGGCCCCACGCGAAGAAGGCACCGTTGAGGCGGACGACCAGATCATCGCCGACGTGCTGCTCAAGCCCGAGTTGACCGAAGAAGAGAAGGCCAAGCAGGCCGAAGCCGCCGAGAAGGCCGAAAGGGGTGAGGAGCCGGAAGAGGGCCAGGTGCTCGAAGCCGAGACCAAGCTGGACAATGCGGAGATCTTCATCCGCTCGCAAGGCTTCGTCGGGGCCATCCCTGTCGAGAAGCTCGACGAATGGCTCGTCGGCGCCAAGGTCGGGGACACCAGGACGACCACCGTCGAAGTGCCCAAGACCTACTTCCGCGAAGAGTATCGCGGCCGAAAGGTCGAGGTCGAGGTCACCATCAAGGAAGTCAAGTATCTCAAGCCCGCCGAGATCAACGAGCAGTTCCTCGGTCGCTATGGAGCTGAGAGTGAAGCGGACCTTCGCGAACTGATTCAGGACAATTTGCAGCAACGTCAGGAAGCCCGCATCCGCGAGGACATGAGCGAGCAGATCTACCAGCATCTGCTCCGGAACACCGATTTCGATCTGCCGCTGGACATCGTCGCCCGTCAGGCGGGCACGATCCTGCAGCGCCAGTACATCAACCTCCTGCAGCGGGGCCTGTCCCGCCAGCAGGTCGAGGAGCAGATGGAACAGCTTCGCGCCGGCAGCGAGGAGCAGGCCAAAGAGCAGCTCAAGACCTTCTTCATCATGGACAAAGTGGCCGATAAACTGGAGATCGAGGTCACGGAGGAAGAAATCAACGGGCACATCGCCCAGATCGCCATCCAGCGGGGACAGCGCCCGGAGAAGATGAAGGAGCAAATGGAGCGGGACGGCTCGCTGGCCCAGTTCCGCATGGACGTTCGCCAGAACAAATGTATAAACAAGCTCCTCGAAACAGCCGATATCACCGAACAAGAGGCCCAGGCAACCGAAGCCAAGCCCAAGAAGGCCAGGAAGACCGCCAAGAAACCGGCAGAGGATCAGGCTGAGAACAAAGACCAGTAG
- a CDS encoding ClpP family protease — MSIEHPVRPFASYNDAYSQYGGGQYQRYRQMSLDDMLLENRIVFLIGEINYARAAEVIMKMLYLDNLKRGREISLYVNSPGGTVDDTMAIYDTIRFVGSPVATYCIGRAQSGGALVLAAGTKGSRYALPHAKIMLHQPWGGVTGQASDIKIQAEEILKSKKALAEIFAKHTGQPVGKIIEETERDRYMSAQEAKDYGLIDEVLQEDEKKDQAPAADDKGGKDTHKTDTTSSDDKG, encoded by the coding sequence ATGTCCATAGAGCACCCAGTGAGACCCTTCGCCAGCTACAACGACGCCTACAGCCAGTATGGCGGCGGCCAGTACCAGCGCTATCGTCAGATGAGTCTGGACGACATGCTGCTGGAGAACCGGATCGTGTTCTTGATCGGTGAGATCAACTACGCCCGGGCCGCCGAAGTCATCATGAAGATGCTGTATCTGGACAATCTCAAGCGTGGTCGGGAGATCAGCCTCTACGTCAACTCGCCGGGCGGGACGGTCGACGACACCATGGCCATTTACGACACGATTCGGTTCGTGGGCTCGCCGGTGGCGACCTACTGCATCGGCCGGGCCCAATCCGGCGGTGCGCTGGTCCTCGCAGCCGGAACCAAAGGCAGCCGATACGCCCTGCCCCACGCCAAGATCATGCTTCACCAGCCCTGGGGCGGCGTCACCGGGCAGGCCTCGGACATCAAGATCCAGGCCGAAGAAATCCTCAAGTCCAAGAAGGCCCTCGCCGAGATCTTCGCCAAGCACACCGGCCAGCCCGTAGGGAAGATCATCGAGGAGACCGAGCGAGATCGCTATATGAGCGCGCAGGAGGCCAAGGACTATGGCCTGATCGACGAGGTGCTCCAGGAGGACGAGAAGAAGGACCAGGCGCCTGCCGCCGACGACAAGGGCGGCAAGGACACGCACAAAACAGACACAACATCGTCGGACGACAAGGGCTGA
- a CDS encoding ATP-dependent Clp protease proteolytic subunit: MAVNEQLVPIVIEKTGRGERAYDIYSRLLKDRIIFLGGPVNDAVANLMIAQMLFLSNEDSKSDIHFYINSPGGSITAGLAIYDTMQFLRCDVATYCVGQAASMGAVLLAGGHADKRFLLSNNRVLLHQPHIMGVMEGPATDLDIEAQEILRLRSRLYDILAKHTGQTPEKIEKDCDRNLWLGAEESIEYGLADRILQKAPEIVKDREKDDDDEK; the protein is encoded by the coding sequence ATGGCTGTGAATGAGCAATTAGTGCCTATCGTTATCGAGAAGACCGGTCGCGGCGAGCGGGCCTACGACATCTACTCCCGGCTCCTGAAGGATCGGATCATCTTTCTGGGCGGCCCGGTCAACGACGCCGTGGCCAATCTGATGATCGCGCAGATGCTGTTCCTCAGCAACGAAGACAGCAAGAGCGACATCCACTTCTACATCAATTCCCCCGGCGGGTCGATCACCGCGGGACTGGCGATCTACGACACCATGCAGTTCCTTCGCTGCGACGTCGCCACCTACTGCGTCGGCCAGGCCGCCAGCATGGGCGCCGTGCTGCTGGCCGGCGGCCACGCGGACAAGCGATTCCTGCTGAGCAACAACCGCGTGCTGCTGCACCAGCCCCACATCATGGGTGTTATGGAAGGACCGGCCACCGATCTCGACATCGAGGCCCAGGAGATCCTCCGCCTGCGCAGCCGCCTGTACGACATCCTCGCCAAACACACGGGCCAGACGCCCGAGAAGATCGAAAAGGACTGCGACCGAAACCTCTGGCTCGGCGCCGAAGAATCCATCGAGTACGGACTGGCCGACCGGATCCTCCAGAAGGCACCGGAGATTGTCAAAGACCGTGAGAAGGATGACGACGACGAAAAGTAG